Genomic DNA from Roseburia intestinalis L1-82:
AATCTCTGGTGTTAGTGTAACGTATATTTTCCATCAATGACGACGCACCAAGTCCCAGACCAAGATAATTGACACGCGTCCAGTAACCTATATTATGTCTGCACGCATAACCAGGCTGTGCAAAATTTGAAACCTCATAATGCACATAGCCGTTTTCCTTAAGCATCTGCTCGGTCAGCTGTGTCATCTCATAGACTTCATCTTCTGTCGGCAGTGCATCCGTCGCCATTCCTGCACGTTGTTTAACCGCATCAAATTTATACAGATCATAAAACGGAGTTCCTTTTTCAATGATCAGCGAATAGGCAGAAATATGTTCCGGTTTCAGACGGCAGACTTTCTGCAGGGAATCCGCATAAGTTGCCGTGTGCTGTCCCGGCAGTGAGCTCATTAGATCCACATTAATATTGGAAAATCCCCCTGCTCTTGCAAGTTCATAAGTTTTCAGGAACTGTTCCCATGTATGGATACGCCCTAACATTTTCAGTTCAACATTCTGTGCAGACTGCAATCCCAAACTGATCCGGTTGATCCCGGACTGTCTGTACACTGCAAATTTCTGCGCTGTAACAGTTCCGGGATTGCACTCAACAGAGACTTCCGCATCCGGCAGCAGCGCAAAATTTTTATGCACGGCATCCATGATCTCTGCCATATCCGACTCCCACAGCCACGATGGCGTGCCGCCACCAATATAGACTGTTGAAACCACATAATCCCTGCAATGTGCCCCATAATAGAAAATTTCTTTGCAAAGTGCCTTCACATATTGTCTCTGTGTATCTTCATCTGCCGGGAAAGAAAGGAAATCACAATAATTACATTTCCGGACACAGAACGGGATATGTATATATAATTCCAGTTCCTTTTTTTCCATATTTAATCCTCATCCAGTTTTAAAACACTCATAAATGCTTCCTGCGGGATCTCGACATTTCCGACCTGACGCATACGCTTCTTTCCTTCTTTCTGTTTCTCTAACAGTTTTTTCTTTCGGGAAATATCGCCACCGTAACATTTTGCAAGCACGTCCTTACGCATTGCCTTGACGGTCTCTCTCGCAATGACTTTACCGCCAACAGCCGCCTGAATCGGGATCTCGAATAAATGTCTTGGAATCTCCTCCTTTAATTTTTCGCACATCTTTCTTCCACGCTCATACGCACTGTCTTTGAATACGATAAAGGAAAGGGCATCGACCTGTTCTTTGTTGATCAGGATATCAAGTTTTACCAGCTCGGAGCGCTCATATCCCTTTAATTCATAATCAAAGGACGCATAACCCCTCGAACGTGACTTCAATGCATCAAAGAAATCGTAAATGATCTCATTTAACGGCAGATCATACTTGATCAGTGCACGCGTTTCCTCTAAGTATTCCATACTTAAATAAACACCGCGGCGCTCCTGGCACAGTTTCATGATTGCACCGACATACTCACTCGTCACCATGATTTCTGCCGATACGACAGGTTCTTCCATGTATTCGATCTCAGACGGATCCGGCAGGTTTGACGGGTTTGTCAGATCCATGACCTCTCCGTTTGTCTTGTGCACTTTGTAAATAACCCCCGGAGCTGTTGTCACAAGATCTAAATTAAACTCACGCTCTAAACGCTCCTGAATGATTTCTAAATGAAGCAGGCCTAAAAATCCGCAGCGGAAACCAAAACCAAGCGCTAACGATGTCTCCGGCTCATACTGCAAGGAAGCATCGTTGATCTGTAATTTTTCCAATGCATCACGGAGATCCGGATATTTTGCACTGTCAGCCGGATACATACCGCAGTACACCATCGGATTGACCTTTTTGTAACCCGGAAGCGGCTCACTGCATGGGCGGTCGGCATTTGTCACGGTATCACCGACACGGGTATCGCGGACATTTTTGATACTTGCACAGAGATAACCTACCATTCCCGCTGCAAGCTCATCACACGGGATAAACTGTCCGGCACCAAAATATCCGACCTCTGTGACCTCGGACTGTGCACCGGTTGCCATCATGCGGATGGTATCTCCCACTTTTACCGTTCCCTCTTTGATACGGCAGAATACGATAACACCCTTGTAAGAGTCGTAAAGTGCATCAAAGATCAGCGCCTGAAGCGGTGCTTCTTTATCTCCAGTCGGGGCCGGGATCTTTGTTACGATCTGCTCTAATACCTGATCGATATTTAAGCCGGTCTTAGCAGAAATACGCGGTGCATCCTCCGCCTCAATCCCGATCACATCCTCGATTTCTTTTACCACTTCATCCGGCTGTGCACTCGGAAGATCGATCTTGTTGATGACAGGCATGACATCAAGATCATGATCTAATGCGAGATATACATTTGCCAGTGTCTGTGCTTCCACTCCCTGTGCTGCATCCACAACCAGGATCGCACCGTCGCAGGCTGCAAGGCTTCGT
This window encodes:
- the hemW gene encoding radical SAM family heme chaperone HemW, producing MEKKELELYIHIPFCVRKCNYCDFLSFPADEDTQRQYVKALCKEIFYYGAHCRDYVVSTVYIGGGTPSWLWESDMAEIMDAVHKNFALLPDAEVSVECNPGTVTAQKFAVYRQSGINRISLGLQSAQNVELKMLGRIHTWEQFLKTYELARAGGFSNINVDLMSSLPGQHTATYADSLQKVCRLKPEHISAYSLIIEKGTPFYDLYKFDAVKQRAGMATDALPTEDEVYEMTQLTEQMLKENGYVHYEVSNFAQPGYACRHNIGYWTRVNYLGLGLGASSLMENIRYTNTRDLYTYLEQVEVIREGIWENKHDDGTVEQLPATNLHASAESVGKYAQMEEFMYLGLRMIDGVSRDDFMHSFGMPIEAVYQKVLNHLQEEELLERRAGRIYLTPKGQDVSNYALSQFLFD
- the lepA gene encoding translation elongation factor 4: MSIDQSKIRNFCIIAHIDHGKSTLADRIIERTGTLTSREMQAQVLDNMDLERERGITIKSQAVRIIYKANDGEEYIFNLIDTPGHVDFNYEVSRSLAACDGAILVVDAAQGVEAQTLANVYLALDHDLDVMPVINKIDLPSAQPDEVVKEIEDVIGIEAEDAPRISAKTGLNIDQVLEQIVTKIPAPTGDKEAPLQALIFDALYDSYKGVIVFCRIKEGTVKVGDTIRMMATGAQSEVTEVGYFGAGQFIPCDELAAGMVGYLCASIKNVRDTRVGDTVTNADRPCSEPLPGYKKVNPMVYCGMYPADSAKYPDLRDALEKLQINDASLQYEPETSLALGFGFRCGFLGLLHLEIIQERLEREFNLDLVTTAPGVIYKVHKTNGEVMDLTNPSNLPDPSEIEYMEEPVVSAEIMVTSEYVGAIMKLCQERRGVYLSMEYLEETRALIKYDLPLNEIIYDFFDALKSRSRGYASFDYELKGYERSELVKLDILINKEQVDALSFIVFKDSAYERGRKMCEKLKEEIPRHLFEIPIQAAVGGKVIARETVKAMRKDVLAKCYGGDISRKKKLLEKQKEGKKRMRQVGNVEIPQEAFMSVLKLDED